The Lewinella sp. 4G2 nucleotide sequence TCAACCATCCTTTGAATATAGGAATGAACCCAACGAGCGGGACACACATTAGTAAGTATTCTTCTGAAGGTGAGCTGGTGAAACAGGAATATTATGAGGGCAGTTTCTTTGCAACAACACAAAAGTTAGCTATTGCAAGTAATGATGATCTTATTTATACCCACTATAATGATATCACAAATAGTCAGCCTTGGGGAGAGTGGCGTAAAGGGTTCGTGCATAGGGCAAGCCTTGATGATTTCTCAGATTTTAAATTTGCGACCGCGCTACCAAATGACCCACACACCGCAAGACAATATACCGCTGAGGCAGTTTTGGTAGCTCAAAATGGTGATGTTATTATTGCAGGCAATACACTTGACCGAGAACTTCACTTTCTCAACTGCAGCAGTACCCATGCTTTTATGGCTCGTATTACCGCACAAGGTGACCCACTGTGGTTCAGAACTTATCAATTACCTCTCGGGGAGAACATACCAGCCCTTTATGACTGCGCGATTACTAGATTCAGTAGCCTATCAGAAACTATAAATGGTGACATAGTCGCCTATGGAACTGCGCGGACCATACCAGATCTGGCAAATACAAATGAGGGAGATCGTAATCATGGTTGGATTGTCCGAACAGATGCGAATGGATGTGTAGATGGCTATGGTTGCGAGCGTAGAATTACGCTTTCGGAGGGCGTTGACAGTACTTACCATAGTCTATTCAGTCCAGGCTATCAATGGAACATGAATAATAAAGCCTTCAATGGTGCAAATTCTAGTGAAGGTGTTTTCACGTATCGGTATCGTTTCTCTATGAACTCATATCTTCTTGAAGGCGATTACTATTACCAATTACTTCGTAGCAGTGAGAAAAGTGGGGAAGAAAATTTTGAAGAAACCGATTATTTCTTAAAGGAGCGGGAGGGTAAAATCTATCTGTTAAATCCTGAACGAGACGAATTTCCATTTACGGACGATCGAGATTTGCTGTTATACGACTTTACGGCGGAAGTTGGAGATACTATTGTCAACCAGCCGGTTTATTTTACGGGAGATAGTGATAGTACTTACAGTTACGTATCCGCTATCGATACTGTTACGCTTTTAAACGGAGAGCGCCGCCGGCGGTGGAAACTTTCGCTCATTGATAATATAATCGGATCGGAAGGCGATACTTACGCTTACGTCATTGAAGGAATGGGATCAACGTCCGGTTTGCTTTATCCAGTCGAACAGCCAGGTCTGCTATCAGTATTTGTTCACCAACCTTTATTATGCTACTCATTATTTGGGGAAACATTGCACGGCGGCTTTAGGTATACATTCGACATGACTGAACCAGACTCTTGCTTTGCAGACGAAACTGTATCTATACTAACTCCGAAAGTAGATGCAGTACCGATAAAAGTGTTCCCCAATCCAGCTACGGGGCAATTTTCTATCGAGGGACTTCATATAGAACGTGCGACTTTAGTGGATATCTCCGGTCGAATCCTTCGGACTTTTTCTCAACAAGAGAATCTTACAGTTGCTGATTTACCCGCCGGTATGTATGTTTTGTCGGTTATTAGTAAGGAGGGAATCCACGGCAGTTGTCGGATTGTGGTTCAGTGAGGTATTGCAGCTCAATAAGTCATTGATGTTGCTGGCGCGATTGGCTTAAACCAATCGTAGAATTTAACAATTTCAACTGGGCCTTTTAGCCAACAGCGTTTAGCAATCCCTTTATGTACGGTCAGCACGTACTAGCTTGGTCCAACATTATCCACACCACCAACCCAATCAAACCAATTCCCGATTAATATCCCTTACCAAGCCAGGGCCGTAATACACCATACCAGAGTACAGTTGAATCAACTTAGCGCCAGCCGCTAACTTCTCGCGGGCGGCCGCCGGCGAATCGATACCCCCAACGCCGATGATGTCCAGCGTCCCTCCACTTTTGTCGCAGAGGTAGCGGATCACTTCCGTGGAGCGGGCCCGCACGGGGGCACCGGAAAGACCTCCGTTGCCAATGGCGGCTACGGCTTCCGGGTCCGTTGTAAGAGGTTCGCGGGCGATGGTGGTGTTCGTAGCAATGATGCCGGCGATACCCGTATCCTTAACGATCTCGAGGATGTCGTCCAATTGGCCGTCCGTCAGGTCCGGGGCAATCTTTAGGAGGATGGGTTTGGGGTGCGTCAGCGTGCCGAGTGCGCCGAGTTGATCGGTCCGTTGTTTGGTGGTAGCGAGCTCTTGGTTGAGGGACTGCAGCGTAGACAATAGCGCAGTCAGTGGCTTCCGATCCTGCAGCGCCCGAAGGTTCGGGGTGTTGGGGGAGGAGACGTTCACGACGAAGTAATCCACCAGGGTGAAGAGTTTGCGGAAGCACTTAACGTAGTCCTCCGTCGCTTCTTCGTTGGGGGTAACCTTGTTCTTACCGATGTTGCCACCGATGATGGTGTTACCCGGGCGCCCTTCCTTTTTGAGGCGGCTCACCAGTGCATCCACCCCTTCGTTGTTGAAGCCCATGCGGTTGATGAGGGCACGGTCCTGCGGAAGGCGGAAGAGCCTTGGTTGAGCGTTGCCCGCCTGGGGGAGGGGCGTGACCGTCCCCAGTTCCAGGAATCCGAAACCGAGGCTGGACATGTTTTTGTAGTACTTGCCGTCCTTGTCAAAGCCAGCTGCCAGTCCTACGGGGTTGGGGAAGGGGAGGCCGAAGACCGTCCGGTGTAGGCGCTCGTCCTCAAACCGGTAGGTGGCCCGGAAGGCGTGGCTGACCCCGGGGATGGACAGGGTAGCGGCCAGGCCCTGTACGGTCAGCCCGTGGGCTTTTTCGGGGGCCATTTTGAACAAGAGCGGTTTGAGTACCTGGTACATAGGTCGTGGGGTTCTTTCCCCGGCAAAGGTAGCCGATCCGGGATTACCCATACGTTCGCCTTTCCAATTACTCCGCACCCGCGGCAGCGCCCTATTGTGGAAGTGAACGATGGGGTACGGCCAAAAAAAAGCCTAGCCGCAATGCGGCCAGGCACAAACAATCATAATCTCATGAAAAAAAGACGACCTAAAAATTCTTGGTGGGAGCTGAATCGTCATCAGATCCACAAATTTGAAACGGCATTATCGTGTTAGAAATTGCCCTGGAGGCAGACGAAAATACAACCGCATTTTATTCTAACAAACCGCTCGCAAACGGTATTGGTTCGTTCGTCACGAAATTTTGACACTTTACAAAAGGTGGTGTCGTACGTATGACGATCCGATCGCGGCGTGGTCACGGCAGCAATTACTGATGAAAAAATAACTGAACGAGTGTAGCGCTAGGGCTTCAACAGTTTGGCGTAGCGGGCCGGATCGTTGAGAACGGCGATGGCCTCTTTGACCTCGCGGTCGTTGCGCAGGCCCATCTGTACCTCACCGCGCTGGTAGTAGTAACGGCCGGCGATCTCCTTCTCGATGATGTTGATGATCTCCTGCTTGTACTGCTGAATGGCGGCCAACTGCTCCTGGTCGACCTGAGCCTGGATGGCTTTTAGTTGGTCGGTCACGTGGTAGCCCTCTTCCTCAGTCTGCTTGAGTGCTTTCTCGAGCGCCTTCTCCGCCTTAGAGTTGTATTCGAAATCGCCGCGTTGGATGAAACTCTCGAACATGGCCCAATCCTTAAACTGGAAATCGGCGACGGAATCGATCGTCTCGTGCTTGGTTACCCACTCGTTGACGAAGTCGAAAATGATGTAGTTATCCAGCAAACCCTGGGTAACGGCTTTGCCACCGAGGAGGGGCAACTCGATGTCGGGAGCCACGCCACCGCCGTCGAGGACCTTACGGCCGGACCGCGTCTTGAAGACCGCCCGCTCGCTATCGGGGATGTCGACGGGTTTGCCGTCCACATACTCAATCGCCTGGATGCACCGCTGGCTGGGGATGTAATACTTGGCCGTAGTGATTTTGACGCGGCTGCCGTAGCCGGTCTCCATGATGTTCTGGACGAGACCCTTGCCGTAACTGCGCTGGCCGATGAGGACGCCCCGGTCGAGATCCTGCAGGGAACCACTCACGATCTCGGAAGCCGAAGCGGAACGACCGTTGATGAGTACCGCGACGGGTAGCTCGAGATCCAGCGGATTACTGTTGGTCTTGTAGCTGCGGTCCCAATCCCGGACTTTCCCCTTGGTGGTGACGATGAGTTCGTCCTTCGGTACGAAGATGTTGACGATGTCGACGGCCTCATTCAGGAGGCCACCGCCGTTACCGCGCAGGTCGATCACGATACCGCTGAGGTCGGGATTGTCCGCCCGCAGTTTGGCGACGGCGTCGCGGACGTTCTTGCCGGCGTTGCGGGTGAAGGTCGTCAGGGCTACGTAGCCAACGTTATCGGCCAGCATCCCGGAGTAGGGGACGTTGGGAATGCTGACGTCGCCACGGAGCAGTTCCAGATTCTTTTTGCCGACGCCGGGGCGGTCGACGGTTAGTTTCATCGTCGTGCCGGGGAAGCCACGCATAATCTCCTCGAGTTGCTCGCGGTTGTAGCCCTCCGTTTCGCGGCCGTCGACGGTCAGGATGCGGTCGCCGGTTTTGATGCCGGCCTTGTCGGCGGGTTGGTCCTTGTACAGCGTCAGGATGGTGGGTAGTCCGTCGATGTACTCAATGTTGGCCCCGATGCCCTGGTACTTGCCGGCCTGGTTGAGGCGAGCGACTTCCACGTCCGTTTCGGAAATGTAATTGGTGTAGGGGTCGAGGGATTCGACCATGGCCTCAATGCCCGTCCGCATGAGCTTGTTGGGCTCGATATCGTCCACGTAGTACTGGTTGACTTCCTTGTACACGTTGGTGTACACCTCGATGGCCTTCATGATCTCGAAGAACTTATCGTTGATCGGGGAGACGGTGGCGGCGGTGAGGGAGATTATGGTAATCGTAGCGGCTACGGCGGCCACGAGCTTATTTCTTAGGGGCATATTCAGCGGTTCTGGGGAGTAAACGCTTTGGTGGGGGGAAAGATTATGGAGACGGTCTGGGACCTGCACGGTTGGTCTGGGACCTCCGGTCCCGGTTTCCGAAGTTAGGTGCCTCCGGCGGTTGCCAGGGAGTATGAGGAGTTTGGGGAGAAGCCGAGGTCATTACTGCTTTTAGAGTAACCTAAATCGTTTTGATGAATTCTTGAAACTGCCCGTCCCGAAGGGCCGGCCTGCGTAGCGGTGGCACACCGTTAGGTGGCTCACTCTACTCGATGGATGACTCCACTTGATGGCCTAACTCCACTCGATGGACGACTTTACTTGACATCCGACTCTATCGGATGGCCAAAGACTTACGTTCATCCAAGCCCGACCAGAGGTCGGGCCTCCACTAACCTAATTTAAGGGACAGGGCTCCAGTTAACCCGACCGGAGGTCGGGTCTCCGGAGGGCAGGGCTCCACTAGCTCAAATACTTCCCCACAATCGGCAACCTCCGGCCCATCCCAAAGGCCTTCGAGCTTACCCGCAAGACCGGTGCCGTCTGGTAACGTTTGAACTCGTTGATGTTGACCAGGCGGAGGGTGCGTTTGACCAAAGCTTCGTCGAAGCCCATCTCGATGATGTCCTGCGGAGACTGGCTCTTTTCGATGTACTGGTAGAGGACGGCGTCGAGTTGGTCGTAGGGGGGGAGGCTGTCGGAATCGAACTGGTCGGGTTTGAGTTCGGCGCTGGGGGGCTTGGAAATGATGTTTTCGGGGATGACCTCGCCGTCTTTATTCATGTAGCGGGCGAGTTCGAAACACTCGGTTTTGTAGACGTCGCCAATCACGCTGAGGCCACCACACATATCGCCGTAGAGGGTGCCGTAGCCAACGGCCATTTCGGATTTGTTGGAAGTGTTGAGCAGGATGTTGCCAAACTTATTGGAGAAGGCCATGAGGAGCATCCCCCGGGCGCGGGCCTGCAGGTTTTCTTCGGCCAACCCTTCCGGTTTGCCCCAGTAGAAGGGTTTGAGGGCATCCATGTAACTGTTGTAGATACCTTCGATGGGGACGAGATCGTACTGGCAACCGAGGTTCTCCGCCAACTGCCGGGCGTCGTTCACGCTGTGGTCGGAACTGTACTGGCTGGGCATCAGGATGCAGCGGACGTTATCCGCCCCCAGGGCCCGGGCGGCCAGGACGGCGACGAGGGCGGAGTCAATCCCACCACTAAGGCCGAGGATGGCCTTTTTGAAGCCGAGTTTACCGAAGTAGTTCTTGATGCCCATCACGAGACCATCGTGGATGAGGGTCATCTTGTCCCGCTCTTGTTCGCCAGTAGCGTTGTCTCCGCTACGGACTTCCTCCGTATTGAAGATGCGCATGGCCTCTTTGAAGTAGGGCAGTTCATCGATCACCTCTCCCTGCTGGTTGATGACGACGGATCCACCGTCGAAGAGCACCTCCGTTTGAGCACCGACGTGGTTAACGAGGTAGAGGGGGATGCCGTAACGGTCCACGTTGGCCCGCATGGTGCGGACGCGGTCGGCGGCGTGCTCGTAATCGAAGGGGGAGGCCGACACGTTGATGATCAGGTCCGGCTTTTGCTCCATCATCTGATCCATCGGGTTGATCTTATAGAGCGGGTTTTCGTTGCCGACGTTCCAGCTGTCTTCGCAGACGACCATCGCGATGGTCTTGTCCTGGTACCGGACGACGTTCCACTCGTGAGCCGGCTCGAAGTAGCGGTACTCATCGAAAATATCGTAGGTCGGGAGGAGGGTCTTGTGCTGTACTTGTTGGATCCGGCCTCCGGAGAGGAAGTAGACGCTGTTGTATAAATCCTTCCCTTCCACGACGGGATTGCGCGACGGGGAACCGACGATGATGGCAATACCTTCGGCTGCCTTGGCCAATTCATTGACCACTTCTTCGGCCTTATCGATGAAATCGTCAAACTCCAGGAAATCCCGCGGTGGATAGCCGGTCGTGGCCAGTTCGGGGAAGACGACGATGTCGGCGCCCTGCTCTTTGGCGCTTGCGACGTGCCGCAGCATCTTTTCAAGGTTGGCGGCAAAATTTCCGACGTGGACGTTGATTTGGGCGAGGGCGATATTCATGGTCGATGGTTTGATGGTAGAACAAAGATAGGTACACTTAGTTTAGAAAACAAACTAAGTATAGGCTTCCTATTATTGTCGACGGTAAATCTACGGAATGCAGGGGTGTCGCTATCGGTGGTCGCAGATGGGAACCAATCAACGATCCAGGGTATTAACTAGCAACCATCTTAGCCAGATTACTGAGCTGAGGTCAGCCAACCTTCGATACACACTTACCTTCGACTATGTCCCTGATTACTCCTTCCCAACTCCAGGATTTACTGGAAGACCCCAGCTTGCTCGTCTTTGATGTCCGCCACAACCTCTTCGACGTGGAGGCTGGCCGGACATCCTTTCGGGAAGGCCATATCCCTGGTGCTTATCACCTACACATGGATGATGATCTTTCCGGCGAGATTATTCCAGGCAAAACGGGCCGCCACCCGCTGCCACCGGTGGAAGTCTTTACGGCAAAAATGTCCCTGTTCGATCTGGACGCCGGTAAACAGGTGGTGGTGTATGATGACAAGGGTGGCGCATTGGCGGCCCGCCTTTGGTGGATGCTCCGTGCCATCGGCCACGAAAACGTTCGGGTGCTAGACGGTGGTTACCCCGCTTGGGTCCACGCCAACTTACCGGTCCAAACGGAGCAAGTTCCCCTTCCCGCTACGGATTACCGACGGGGTGCAGCGGCCTATCCCGTAAGTACCTACCAACTACGCACCTGCGGCAGCGCCCAAATCCGACAACTGGACGAAAGCGCTACGCTAGTGGACAGCCGAACGGCCGAACGGTACCGCGGGGAACACGAACCGATCGACCCCGTGGCCGGCCACATCCCCGGCGCGGTGAATTACCCTTGGCCGGACAACCTGAACGCTGACGGCACTTTCAAAGACCAGGACCAACTGAAAATCCGCTTCGCCACACTGGGTGACAAAGCGGATGATCCAATTTTCTACTGCGGCTCCGGCGTGACGGCGTGCCATAACCTGCTGGCCTTTGAACGGGCTTTCGGGCGGATGGGTACGCTGTATGCGGGGAGCTGGAGTGAATTTATAGTCTTGAGTCTGTAGTCTATAGTTTGCAGTGGTGGAGGTACTACAGACTATAGACTACAGACTGTTAACTAAACAATGGGCTAGGGTAAGTATTCTCCGCCACCAACAGCGCAAAGGCTTCCTGTACCTTCGGCTTATCTTCCTGGTAGGTGACGCCGTACCACTTATCGTCGGAGACGAGGACTTTTACCTGGGCGGAACCGTCCTTGATCATGTTGTCCACCACTTCGGGGATGAGGTACTCGGCACGGGGGTTGTCTACGTTGGCGCGGGCGAACTCGGTGAAACCCTTTTCGATCCGGTCGAAGATGGAGGGGTGGAAACCCCAGAAATTCATACTCACGACGTCGTTATCGGCCAACTCGTACCGGTGGCCATCTTCGCCGAGGTAGGAGGGGACGCCGTTGTCGCCACGCTGAATCTTGAGGCGCTCGTTGACGTCCTTCAGTAGGTAATCCTCGGCCACTACGGCGACGCCGCGGTTGACGGTGCCGTGGTCAGAAAGCGTCCGGTGCAGGACGTAGCCGCACATGGAGAAGAGGTCGGGGCGAACGTCCGCCACCAGGAAGCCAGCCATTTGCTGGAAGCCTTTGATGCCGTAGTAATCGTCCGCGTTGATGACGGCGAAGGGTTCGTTGACGACGTCCTTCGCAACGAGCATCGCGTGGGTAGTGCCCCAGGGCTTTTCACGCTTGGTGTGGTCCACATCGTCGGGGACGTAGCTGTCCATGCCCTGGAAGGCGTACTCGACCTTGATCTTATCGCCGAACTTGCCGTCGAACTTTTCGCGGAAGGGCGCTTCGATGTCCTTACGGATGATGAAGACCACCTTGCCGAAGCCGGCGCGGATGGCGTCGTAGATAGAGTATTCAATAATACCCTCTTCGCTCGGGCCGACGCCGTCGATTTGTTTGAGGCCGCCGTAACGGCTGCCCATTCCGGCTGCGAGAATAACGAGGGTTGGTTTTTGTGCTGTGTCCATGGTTTGGTTTAAATAATGAAGGTGGTGGAGCGGTCGGAATTGCCGTCCACTCATTTGAGACCCTAATATTAGGTAATTCCCCTCTTATTTGTTCTTCGCCCGGCGCTGAAATCCGTAGGCTTCCGTGTGGGCGCGGGAATAAGCGTAACCGTAGAAACCCATCAGGGACAAAATACCCGTCGCAAAGCAGACGCCGATGGCGGTTTGGGAAAGGGGCACGAAATCCGGGTAGGTCGTCTGCCAGAGCAAGATCTCCAGTAGAATGAGCGCGGCGGAAACCAACAGGCAACAAATAAAAATGGCCCGGCCGTACTGCAGCGTTGGTGCCTGCAGACGGAATAGGCAGGCGCGCAGAAAGCGCACGTTCAGCTCCCGTTCGGGCGCCATTCGGATCAATTCCCGGGAAACGTGAACGGCTACGTCATACCGCTGCTCCCGGAAAGCGCTCGCTGCCTTTTTGAAGAGCAGGTGGTGAAATACGTCTCCCTCGATGCCTTCAACGCGGTTGATGTTATGGCGCATGCAGGTTTCGATCACGAGGTCCACCATCATGAAGTGCTGGCGGTAGGCACCGGTGGCGAAAAGAGCGTCCGCGTAGGAAACGGTGAGCTCAAAATTTTCGAGCACGTCCAGCCGGCCGATCTCCTGCTCCTTCTCCTCGTACAAACGGATGATCCGTTGGTAGTCCCGGGGATCAACGTCCCGCAGGTGGCGGTAGAGCTGGGAGTAGTGGCGCGCTTGCATCGGGAGTAAAAGTCGGGAAGGGAGCTTTGGGTTTGCCTGATTCCCGTCAAAAATCAGCCTAAATCGGTCGGAAACCCAAAGGGGGTGCTACAGACTATTTCTCAGTACCAGGTTAAAGGCATTTTCCTCGTGGGCCACCTCCTTGTTGAGGATCATCTCCGCGGCCCGGCGCCCCATGCCGGCGAAGTCGGTGGAAAGGGTAGAAATGCCGTCCAGCAAGATCTCCTTCAGCGGGCTATCGTTGTAAGAGAGGATGCCAATGTCCTTCCCCACCCGGTGGCCGGCATCCTTAACGCGCTTGATGAGGGTGACAAGGTCGGCTTCCATTAGCGTGATGTAAGCATCTCCCACCTCGATGTCGTGGTCGCTGATATCGGAAACTACGTAACCCCGGAAGCCGTGGTCGATGACGAAGCGTTGGAAGCCATTCAGGATGGCCTTGGGGTGGTAAGTATCGTGGGGGAAGATGATCTTCAGCCGGGGGTACTTCCTCAGCGGTTCAATCGCCTGGTTGAGGGCCCGCTGGATGTCTTTTTCGAAGGGTTGGTAAATCGCCGCGTAGTTGCCCTTCAGCCCGGGGATCTCCTTATCGAGGATCACCAATTTGTGCTTTGGTAATTCATTGATCAATTCCACGGCTTTTTGTTCCCCACCGTAGAAGTGGCCAATGATCACGTAGTGGGTGTGTAGCTCTCCGGCATTGAGCAGCAGATCCCGAAAAATGGGAAAAGAGTTGTTGTACACGAAGAAATCCACGATCACTTCTGGCCCGAGCGTTTCCACGAAAGCATCGTAGATCAACTTTTTGTGGGCGCTCAACTTGTTGAAGATCAGAAATACTCGCCGCTTCGTCCGCAGGTCCGCCCGGCGGATGAAGTAGCCTTTGCCCTGGACGGAATCGATCACTTGCCGTTCGCGGAGCTCCCGGTAGGCCTTTTCGACCGTCCCCCGCGCAATGTCCAGCCGGGCGCTGACGACGTTGATCGAGGGAAGCTTATCCCCGGCCTGAAAATCCCGGACTTCTATACCGTGCACCACACTATTCACGATCTGCTGGTAGATCGGGGTGATGGAGTTGTGTTGAACTTTAATACCTAGTAGCAAGAAGCAGTATTTCGACGGTGGGGCGAGGATGCAGGGATATACCTGGCTCTTACCAACCGCGCTAACCAAAGCCGGGCGCTGTACCATTATTACGAAAAGAGGCCCCGGTCATTCGCCACCAAAGATACAATGATGGTAGAGTAAATGACTCCGAATGGATACCTAAATATAGAGGGTAAAGCCAACGTTTTTGGGGTTATACCCGTGTTGAACTGACACAGAAATAATCCGGAAGTGCTCACGTAGCAGCAGCATTGGGGGTACGGAAAAAAGAAAGCAGCAGTATAGAACTATCCCCGGGCCAAGCTACTTATCCAGCCACCGCAGCAATAAGGGGATCAGCAGCAGGTCACTCACCACCGCGCTCGCCAGCGTCAGGCTGATCAACAAACCAATCGTTACGCTCGGCGGATTGATGCTGAAGAGCATCACCAGAAAGCCGAAAAAGAGCACGATCGACGTCAGGACGATCGCCTTGCCCGCCTCCTTGAATGTCAGGTGAATCGCTTCCTCCACGCCCATCCCCCGGCCCCGCGCCAGGCGGTATTTGGCCAGGAAGTGAATCGTATCGTCCACCGCAATCCCGAAAATGATGGCGAAGACGATACTGACACCGGCTTCGAGCTCAATCCCCAAAAAGCCCAGCATGGCGCCGGCCAGCAGCAAGGGCAATAGATTCGGTACGAGACTGATGAGCAACATCTTCCAACTTTTGAACAGGAAGCCCATCAGTACGCAAACGATCAAGATGGCCAGCCCTAAACCCTGCAGCAGGTTGCGCCGAATATATTCTGCGTTTTTGTCGATGATGACACCGGTGCCGGTAGCGCGCACGTCCACCAACGAGGTGTCCACGTTGGTGTTGATCCACGCGTAGGTCCGGTCCATAAACACTTTTACGCTGTCGGCGCCGAGGTCGCCGAAACGGCTGGTGATCCGGGCTTTGGTGCGGTCCTCGTTCATCAGCACGTTGAGGTTGCCGGGCGGTATCTGCTTGGCCAGGCGCTGGTATTTGCGGTAGGTCGCCTCGTCCTCCGGCAGGTCGTAGGCATCCGGCCGGTTGTTGTTGAACATCTGGTTGATGCTCCGGTAAACGGTCGTAATGCTGGCCGTACTCTGCACCTGTGGGAACTGCTTAATGTAGTCCTCGATCTTCCCGATCTGGGTCATCACCTCGAAGTCGGTGATCTTCGCCGAGTCCTTCGCGGTGATCGCCATTTCGAAGGGCCGGAAGCCGGATAGCTCGCGCTCGAAGAACAGAAAGTCCGCCGTGATCTTTTTCCCTCGCGGCAGCGCCGATTCAATCCGGTAGTTCGTCGTCACCATACTGATTCCCACCGCGCAGAGGATGGCCACCACTACCGCGCCAATTTTGATCTTCTGGGCGCTGACGCGGGTGAATTGGTAGGACCGTTCCAGTAGGCGATCCCAAAAGGCTTGCTGTCGCCCAATCTTAACGATCTGGTCCACACTGAGGTAGGACAACAACGACGTGGTAAACAGAATCACCGTCACGAACGCGACTAGAACTCCCAGGGCGGCGTTGATGCCGAAATCACGAATGGGGTCCACCCGGCTCGTCAGCAAAGTCGCAAACCCGACGGCCGTAGTGAGGGAGGTCAACAAAGTCGCCAACCCAATTTCCTTGATGGTGATCCGGATGGCCGTTTCCTTGTCCTTACCAGCCCGCAATTCATCGATGTACTTCGACATGATGTGGATGACATCCGACGTACCGACGATGATCATCAGCACCGGGTAAAGGGCGGCGATCGCATTCAACTCCCGCCCCAGCAAACCTAGGATGCCCAGGAACAGGACGAGCCCTAAAGCAATACTCACCAGCGAAACCAGGATCCCCAACGGCCGGCGGAACAACAGGAACATGATGATGGTCACCAACACTCCGGAAATGAGGGCCGACACCACGACCTCCCGCACCTGGGTAGCCACCATCTCCTGCTGGAAGTTGGCGGCGCCGAGGTAGTGGTAATCCACAAAGTCGTACTGGTCCATCAGCCCCTGGACGGACGCCATGAGTGCCTTCGCCTTATCGAGGCTACTGGCCACATCGACGTCCTCCGCATTGAGGTTGATGAGACTCTGGGTCTTCAGCAGAACGACGAGTGCCGTCGCGTCCTTATTAATAAGGTTATTGACGAACCGCTCGTCGGCCATGATCCGGGCGCTATCCGCCGCGAACCGGGCCGGCTCGTTGAGGTGAATGGCGGGGATGGTCGTCACCGCAAAGGGCGTCTTCAACGGGTAACTAAAGGTCGTCAGGGATTGGACGCCTTCGATCATCTCCAATTCCCGGGCCTCGAGGGCAAAGGAATGGGCCTGGTTCAGAAACGTAGAGTCAAAGACCCCGTCCGGATTTTCGAGGGCAACGAGCAGAAAATTGTCGTCTCCCTCAAACTCCTCCACGAATTCCAGGAAAAAGGCCAGGTCGTCATCCCCCCGCGGAAAGAACTGGGAAAAATCAAACGTAAACTTCAGCTGGAAGCAACCGTAGACGGCCGCGACGAAGAAGAAAGCAAAACTGATGAGGACGGGGAGGCGGTACTTGCGCATTGGCGGAGGGGCGGATGGTGCATTAGCTTCGCTGCTACTGCGTGGTGGTATTTTGGTGCTTTGGGCTGCCGCTGTTACCTGCGGCAGCCCAAAGCACTAAAGGACCAACGAACCCAAAGAGATAGTTTTTTAGACAAAGCCCGGTGCTCCAAAAGGTTCCAGAGAACAGAGCTAACGCAGAAATTTTTACCTTCCTAAGACCGTGGCTTCCCCGAGCGGGCGCCCTTCCTTGGGCCACCCTTTCCGCCGCCTTTGCCACCTTCGCCGCGGGGGCGTTTTTTGTAGACCAGGTGCATCCGGCTTTCCAGTGGGTTGGCGGCGTCTTCTTCGTGGCGGGCCCGGTGCTGAAAGGCTTCGTGAGCGCGG carries:
- a CDS encoding T9SS type A sorting domain-containing protein, producing the protein MKDIYTILLLVLSFGSAKSQNTTYFKYFSDSEEITDEHRVSGFVEDTDGFQYIARTNAHRQIDDWVTIVMKLDKYGNMDSQVELNGLIGLFQEGLYVYEDQLLLVSQMSYDIDNAAGIKLYKLSKNLEVADSTIIVLEGVQTAQITGVKIYGDDLYFYGHIRQEDVSLEIASAYKVDLKTNVIQNSYLFDHGIQKNQCSSLVQNSNGQVYTATAFNHPLNIGMNPTSGTHISKYSSEGELVKQEYYEGSFFATTQKLAIASNDDLIYTHYNDITNSQPWGEWRKGFVHRASLDDFSDFKFATALPNDPHTARQYTAEAVLVAQNGDVIIAGNTLDRELHFLNCSSTHAFMARITAQGDPLWFRTYQLPLGENIPALYDCAITRFSSLSETINGDIVAYGTARTIPDLANTNEGDRNHGWIVRTDANGCVDGYGCERRITLSEGVDSTYHSLFSPGYQWNMNNKAFNGANSSEGVFTYRYRFSMNSYLLEGDYYYQLLRSSEKSGEENFEETDYFLKEREGKIYLLNPERDEFPFTDDRDLLLYDFTAEVGDTIVNQPVYFTGDSDSTYSYVSAIDTVTLLNGERRRRWKLSLIDNIIGSEGDTYAYVIEGMGSTSGLLYPVEQPGLLSVFVHQPLLCYSLFGETLHGGFRYTFDMTEPDSCFADETVSILTPKVDAVPIKVFPNPATGQFSIEGLHIERATLVDISGRILRTFSQQENLTVADLPAGMYVLSVISKEGIHGSCRIVVQ
- a CDS encoding S41 family peptidase — encoded protein: MPLRNKLVAAVAATITIISLTAATVSPINDKFFEIMKAIEVYTNVYKEVNQYYVDDIEPNKLMRTGIEAMVESLDPYTNYISETDVEVARLNQAGKYQGIGANIEYIDGLPTILTLYKDQPADKAGIKTGDRILTVDGRETEGYNREQLEEIMRGFPGTTMKLTVDRPGVGKKNLELLRGDVSIPNVPYSGMLADNVGYVALTTFTRNAGKNVRDAVAKLRADNPDLSGIVIDLRGNGGGLLNEAVDIVNIFVPKDELIVTTKGKVRDWDRSYKTNSNPLDLELPVAVLINGRSASASEIVSGSLQDLDRGVLIGQRSYGKGLVQNIMETGYGSRVKITTAKYYIPSQRCIQAIEYVDGKPVDIPDSERAVFKTRSGRKVLDGGGVAPDIELPLLGGKAVTQGLLDNYIIFDFVNEWVTKHETIDSVADFQFKDWAMFESFIQRGDFEYNSKAEKALEKALKQTEEEGYHVTDQLKAIQAQVDQEQLAAIQQYKQEIINIIEKEIAGRYYYQRGEVQMGLRNDREVKEAIAVLNDPARYAKLLKP
- a CDS encoding quinone-dependent dihydroorotate dehydrogenase — its product is MYQVLKPLLFKMAPEKAHGLTVQGLAATLSIPGVSHAFRATYRFEDERLHRTVFGLPFPNPVGLAAGFDKDGKYYKNMSSLGFGFLELGTVTPLPQAGNAQPRLFRLPQDRALINRMGFNNEGVDALVSRLKKEGRPGNTIIGGNIGKNKVTPNEEATEDYVKCFRKLFTLVDYFVVNVSSPNTPNLRALQDRKPLTALLSTLQSLNQELATTKQRTDQLGALGTLTHPKPILLKIAPDLTDGQLDDILEIVKDTGIAGIIATNTTIAREPLTTDPEAVAAIGNGGLSGAPVRARSTEVIRYLCDKSGGTLDIIGVGGIDSPAAAREKLAAGAKLIQLYSGMVYYGPGLVRDINRELV